Genomic DNA from Methanosarcinales archaeon:
AGCCAATGAAATGCAATCACTGGGCCTGGCATCTATTTCGATAGTGGAACCATTATATGAAATACTTAACCTGGCATAATAGATACCATCTTTAATCTCGTCAATAAAAACTTCATTTATTTTCGCATCCATGCGGTCAATAATGTTTATCACGAGGTCATGGGTCATTGGCCTGGGAGTGACTTCATCATTTAGTGCAGAGTTTATCGAAATCCCCTCTGACACCCCTACATATATGGGCATGATCTTCCCATCTTTATTAGAGATGATGACAATAGGAGTAAGACCATGGATGGTACTGGTCATAAAAACGCCATCTACTTCCACCTGGATAAAGTCATCCA
This window encodes:
- a CDS encoding bifunctional nuclease family protein, whose translation is MDDFIQVEVDGVFMTSTIHGLTPIVIISNKDGKIMPIYVGVSEGISINSALNDEVTPRPMTHDLVINIIDRMDAKINEVFIDEIKDGIYYARLSISYNGSTIEIDARPSDCISLAVRARSPISIRRSVFEYSIIDEDEVEGMMTLDSML